In Streptococcus uberis, a single window of DNA contains:
- the rnz gene encoding ribonuclease Z: protein MELQFLGTGAGQPAKQRNVSSLVLKLLDEINEVWMFDCGEGTQRQILETSIKPRKIQKIFITHLHGDHIFGLPGFLSSRAFQASEEQTDIEIFGPLGIKSFVQNSLAISGTRLPYKIHFHEFTDKDMGKIMETDKFLVYAEKLAHTIFCMGYRVVQKDLEGTLDAEALKKAGVPFGPLFGKIKNGQDIVLDDGRQILAKDYISEPKKGKVITILGDTRKTPASQRLALNADVLVHESTYGKGDDRIARNHGHSTNMQAAQIAKDANVKRLLLNHVSARFLSRDCRQMEKDAASLFENVKIVKDLEEVTI, encoded by the coding sequence ATGGAATTACAATTTTTAGGAACAGGTGCGGGACAGCCAGCAAAACAGCGCAATGTCTCTAGCCTTGTTTTGAAACTATTAGACGAAATTAACGAAGTCTGGATGTTTGATTGCGGAGAAGGAACACAAAGACAGATTTTAGAGACAAGCATCAAACCTCGTAAAATTCAAAAAATTTTTATTACCCATTTACATGGGGATCATATCTTTGGTTTGCCTGGTTTTCTTTCAAGTCGTGCCTTTCAAGCCAGTGAAGAGCAGACAGATATTGAAATATTTGGCCCCTTGGGTATTAAATCCTTTGTCCAAAATAGTTTAGCCATTTCTGGGACACGTTTGCCATATAAAATCCATTTTCATGAATTTACGGACAAAGATATGGGTAAAATCATGGAAACGGATAAATTTCTTGTCTATGCCGAAAAGCTAGCGCATACCATTTTTTGTATGGGTTATCGAGTCGTCCAAAAAGATTTAGAGGGAACCTTGGACGCAGAGGCTTTAAAGAAAGCTGGAGTTCCTTTCGGTCCCCTATTTGGGAAAATTAAGAATGGGCAAGACATTGTTTTAGATGATGGTCGCCAGATACTTGCAAAAGATTATATTTCTGAGCCTAAAAAAGGGAAGGTCATTACCATTCTTGGAGATACTCGAAAAACACCTGCTAGCCAACGCTTGGCGTTAAATGCAGATGTTTTAGTTCATGAATCCACCTATGGGAAAGGTGATGACCGAATTGCTAGAAATCATGGTCATTCTACAAATATGCAAGCAGCACAAATTGCAAAAGATGCCAATGTAAAACGTCTACTCTTAAATCATGTGTCAGCACGATTTTTGAGTCGTGATTGTCGTCAAATGGAAAAAGATGCGGCTAGCCTGTTTGAAAATGTTAAAATTGTCAAAGATCTAGAGGAAGTAACAATATAA
- a CDS encoding DnaD domain-containing protein, which translates to MSFFENYKSGNLVYPSALLFHFKDIFTNTDDFLVWQFFYLQNTTRIDDLAPSQIATALGKSVADVNRSISSLTSQELLDIKTIKVGDEIETIIDASPVLEKLDQLVTQSKEQPVHDEDQGNQFKQIVSEFERELGRFLSPFELEDLEKTVKEDKTDIDLIREALKEAVFNGKTNWKYIQAILRNWRKEGITNLYQVEERKRAREEANTSQVSLSDDFLSAMNLWSD; encoded by the coding sequence ATGAGCTTTTTTGAAAACTACAAGTCAGGCAATTTGGTTTATCCAAGTGCCTTACTTTTTCATTTTAAAGATATTTTTACAAATACAGACGATTTTCTGGTTTGGCAGTTTTTCTATTTGCAAAATACAACACGAATAGATGACCTAGCCCCAAGTCAGATTGCTACCGCACTCGGTAAATCAGTAGCTGATGTCAATCGTTCCATTTCCAGTCTAACCAGTCAGGAGCTTTTAGATATCAAAACCATCAAAGTGGGAGATGAAATAGAGACCATTATTGATGCTAGTCCAGTTTTAGAAAAATTGGATCAGTTGGTGACCCAATCTAAGGAGCAACCAGTTCATGATGAGGATCAAGGAAATCAGTTCAAACAGATTGTTTCGGAATTTGAAAGAGAACTTGGACGTTTTCTCAGTCCTTTTGAATTGGAAGACTTGGAAAAGACTGTTAAAGAGGATAAAACTGATATCGACCTGATTCGTGAAGCCTTAAAGGAAGCTGTTTTTAATGGCAAAACAAACTGGAAATACATTCAAGCCATTTTAAGAAATTGGCGTAAAGAAGGCATTACCAATCTTTATCAAGTTGAAGAAAGAAAGAGGGCGCGTGAAGAAGCTAATACGTCTCAAGTTTCCCTTTCAGATGATTTTCTTTCAGCAATGAATCTTTGGAGTGACTAA
- a CDS encoding adenine phosphoribosyltransferase, which translates to MNLTHYIASIENYPKEGITFRDISPLMADGKAYSYAIREICQYAADKEIDMIVGPEARGFIIGCPVAVELGIGFAPVRKPGKLPREVVSADYEKEYGLDTLTMHSDAIKPGQRVLIVDDLLATGGTVKATIEMVEKLGGVVAGCAFLIELDGLNGRQALGDIDYKVLMNFPG; encoded by the coding sequence ATGAATTTAACACATTACATTGCATCAATTGAAAATTATCCCAAAGAAGGGATTACCTTCCGTGACATTTCCCCATTAATGGCTGATGGTAAAGCTTATAGCTATGCTATTCGTGAAATCTGTCAATACGCTGCTGATAAAGAAATTGACATGATTGTCGGACCTGAAGCGCGTGGATTTATCATTGGATGCCCTGTTGCAGTGGAATTAGGAATTGGTTTTGCACCAGTTCGTAAACCAGGTAAATTGCCACGTGAAGTTGTCTCAGCAGACTATGAGAAAGAATATGGTTTAGACACCTTAACAATGCATTCTGATGCCATTAAACCAGGCCAACGCGTTTTGATTGTAGATGACTTGTTAGCAACTGGAGGAACGGTCAAAGCCACTATTGAAATGGTTGAAAAGCTTGGTGGTGTTGTTGCTGGTTGTGCCTTCCTTATTGAACTAGATGGTTTAAATGGTCGCCAAGCTCTTGGTGATATTGATTATAAGGTTCTAATGAACTTCCCTGGCTAA
- a CDS encoding SDR family NAD(P)-dependent oxidoreductase, whose product MSQRTILITGASGGLAQAIINQLPQEDFLILLGRDQDKLEEMYVNHPHKVCIGLDITDGQAIQQTLADIQNRYGFIDILINNAGFGAFKTYQEFTRSEIEDMFKVNTLASIDFARLVAKDMERRKQGHIINIVSMAGLIASTKSSIYSATKFAMIGFSNALRLELADHHVFVTTVNPGPIATQFFDQADPSGNYLKSVEKFTLSPQQVAKKIVASFGKNKREINLPLTLAVTHKCYTLFPHISDFLARKVFNYK is encoded by the coding sequence ATGTCACAACGCACAATATTAATAACTGGGGCATCAGGAGGATTAGCGCAAGCTATCATTAATCAACTGCCCCAAGAAGATTTCTTAATATTACTTGGTCGTGATCAAGATAAACTGGAAGAAATGTATGTCAATCATCCCCATAAAGTATGTATTGGTTTGGATATCACAGATGGTCAAGCCATTCAACAGACCTTAGCGGACATTCAAAACCGTTATGGGTTCATTGATATTCTCATAAACAATGCCGGCTTTGGGGCTTTTAAGACTTATCAGGAATTTACTAGATCTGAAATCGAAGACATGTTTAAGGTTAATACCTTGGCTTCCATTGATTTTGCTAGATTAGTGGCCAAGGATATGGAAAGGCGAAAACAGGGACATATTATCAATATTGTTTCAATGGCTGGATTAATAGCATCTACCAAATCCAGTATCTATTCGGCAACTAAGTTTGCCATGATTGGATTTTCAAATGCTTTACGTTTAGAACTTGCCGACCACCATGTCTTTGTCACAACTGTTAATCCTGGACCTATTGCCACCCAATTTTTTGATCAAGCGGATCCAAGTGGTAACTACCTGAAAAGTGTTGAAAAGTTCACCTTATCACCCCAACAAGTTGCTAAAAAAATTGTTGCTTCTTTTGGAAAAAATAAGCGGGAAATCAATCTCCCATTGACGCTTGCTGTGACCCACAAATGCTACACCCTCTTTCCGCATATTTCTGATTTTCTTGCAAGAAAGGTATTCAATTATAAATGA
- the recJ gene encoding single-stranded-DNA-specific exonuclease RecJ, whose amino-acid sequence MIEAKYDWKIEQEKPDDGFFKLAKKNGLTELSAQILFERGISSQEAMDHFLRADLADLHDPFLLNDMEKAVNRIRQAIENYEQILIYGDYDADGMTSASIMKETLEMLGAEVLVYLPNRFTDGYGPNLSVYKYFMNQEKVSLILTVDNGVSGHEAISYAQANGVDVIVTDHHSLPNQLPEAFAIIHPEHPNADYPFKKLAGCGVAFKLATALLDGVPTELLDLVAIGTIADMVSLTDENRILVKNGLHVLKSSERVGLQELMALSQVDFDHFDEEVVGFKLAPQLNALGRLDDPNPAIELLTGFDEEEAQGIARMINGKNEERKALVQTIFEEAIAMVDTQKPVQVLAKEGWHPGVLGIVAGRIMEETSQTVLVLAIENGFAKGSARSIEAINIFKALNHSKDLLTAFGGHEGAAGMTLPVENIPLLSEALCHYVTENEIDWTVKNSLKIDHELQLEEISLETIKNLNFLAPFGMDHPQPIFLMKDFQVIQARTLGADNKHLKFRIRKGSSEVDVLAFNQGHLLQEFQQSQGLELAVTLSVNVWNGCTSLQLMLIDARVMGIQLYDIRAKKYDIPNHLHSVFDSNDSKEAVLDYIPEETHRLFEAFKDREFTAIYFKNLIDKPYYLSGYGTKDQFTRLYKTIYQFPEFDVRYKLTELSNYLKIDKILLIKMIQIFEELEFVTIIDGVMTVNKGASKKAIANSQIYQNLKELVKIQEIMALGTPQEIYQFLKENSKAKENEVDS is encoded by the coding sequence ATGATAGAAGCCAAATATGATTGGAAAATAGAGCAAGAGAAGCCAGATGATGGCTTCTTTAAGCTTGCCAAAAAAAATGGACTAACTGAACTGTCTGCGCAAATTCTTTTTGAGAGAGGTATTAGTAGTCAAGAAGCTATGGACCATTTCTTAAGAGCGGATTTAGCTGATTTACATGATCCTTTTCTGCTCAATGACATGGAAAAAGCCGTTAATAGGATTCGTCAAGCTATTGAAAACTATGAACAGATTTTGATTTATGGTGATTATGATGCTGATGGTATGACATCAGCATCTATTATGAAAGAAACCCTTGAAATGTTAGGGGCAGAAGTCTTAGTCTATCTCCCAAATCGATTCACTGATGGCTATGGTCCTAATCTGAGTGTTTATAAATATTTTATGAATCAAGAGAAGGTTTCCTTGATTCTGACAGTTGACAATGGTGTTTCTGGGCATGAGGCTATTTCTTATGCGCAAGCCAATGGGGTTGATGTGATTGTGACCGATCACCATAGTCTTCCTAATCAACTACCAGAAGCTTTTGCTATTATCCACCCAGAGCATCCAAATGCAGATTACCCTTTTAAAAAGTTAGCGGGTTGTGGCGTTGCTTTTAAATTAGCTACGGCTTTGCTTGATGGTGTTCCTACCGAATTATTGGATTTAGTCGCCATTGGCACCATTGCTGATATGGTCAGTTTGACAGATGAAAATCGGATTTTAGTCAAAAATGGGCTTCATGTTTTGAAATCAAGTGAGCGAGTGGGCCTTCAAGAGTTAATGGCTTTATCACAAGTGGACTTTGACCATTTTGATGAAGAAGTGGTTGGTTTTAAATTAGCCCCTCAACTAAATGCTTTAGGACGATTGGATGATCCAAATCCAGCTATTGAACTGTTAACGGGTTTTGATGAGGAAGAGGCGCAAGGCATAGCCAGGATGATTAATGGTAAGAATGAAGAGCGGAAAGCTCTGGTTCAAACCATTTTTGAGGAAGCTATCGCCATGGTGGACACTCAGAAACCTGTTCAAGTCTTGGCTAAAGAAGGTTGGCATCCTGGAGTATTGGGGATTGTTGCTGGCCGCATCATGGAGGAAACGAGTCAAACAGTCCTAGTTTTAGCTATCGAGAATGGTTTCGCCAAGGGTTCGGCACGCAGTATTGAAGCTATTAATATTTTTAAGGCTTTAAACCATAGTAAGGACTTATTAACAGCTTTCGGTGGGCATGAAGGTGCAGCCGGAATGACCTTACCCGTTGAAAATATTCCCTTATTATCTGAGGCCCTTTGTCATTATGTGACTGAGAATGAAATAGATTGGACTGTTAAAAATAGTCTCAAGATTGATCATGAACTTCAGTTAGAAGAGATAAGCCTTGAAACCATTAAAAACCTCAATTTTTTGGCACCGTTTGGTATGGATCATCCTCAGCCTATTTTTCTGATGAAAGATTTTCAGGTCATTCAAGCTAGGACCCTGGGCGCTGATAATAAACACTTGAAATTTAGAATAAGAAAGGGTTCCTCAGAGGTAGATGTTTTGGCCTTTAACCAAGGTCATCTCTTGCAAGAATTCCAACAAAGTCAAGGACTAGAATTAGCAGTTACCCTTTCTGTCAATGTCTGGAATGGATGCACTAGTCTGCAATTAATGCTGATTGATGCGCGTGTGATGGGAATTCAATTATATGATATTAGGGCAAAGAAATATGACATTCCAAATCACCTGCATTCCGTATTTGACAGTAATGACAGTAAAGAAGCTGTTTTGGATTATATACCAGAGGAGACGCACCGTCTATTTGAAGCTTTTAAGGATCGCGAATTCACAGCTATCTATTTCAAAAATCTCATCGATAAGCCCTATTACCTAAGTGGTTATGGGACAAAGGATCAATTTACCAGACTTTATAAAACCATTTACCAATTTCCAGAATTTGATGTCCGTTATAAACTAACTGAACTGAGCAACTATTTGAAAATTGATAAAATATTACTAATCAAAATGATTCAAATATTTGAAGAACTGGAATTTGTTACCATTATAGATGGAGTTATGACTGTCAATAAAGGGGCAAGCAAAAAAGCAATAGCAAACAGTCAAATCTATCAAAATCTAAAAGAATTGGTTAAAATTCAAGAAATAATGGCCTTAGGAACACCACAAGAAATCTATCAATTTCTCAAGGAAAATAGCAAAGCTAAGGAGAATGAAGTAGACAGTTGA